From the Nerophis ophidion isolate RoL-2023_Sa linkage group LG18, RoL_Noph_v1.0, whole genome shotgun sequence genome, one window contains:
- the sh3bgr gene encoding SH3 domain-binding glutamic acid-rich protein isoform X25, which translates to MVIKVFLATSSGSTAIKKKQQDVVAFLEALKVEYAQLDIACNEQNRMWMRQNVPEEKKPSNGIPLPPQIFNEESYCGDYETFFDAKEDNAVYSFLGLAAPPGSKGHAEEDGEQEEEDLQSEDEEEADVEEEGEEFLEETREEVAE; encoded by the exons atGGTCATCAAAGTCTTCCTTGCCACCTCGTCGGGATCCACTGCG ATCAAGAAGAAGCAACAGGATGTGGTGGCCTTCCTGGAGGCGCTGAAGGTGGAGTACGCTCAGCTGGACATCGCCTGCAATGAGCAGAACCGCATGTGGATGAGGCAGAATGTTCCGGAGGAGAAGAAACCCTCCAATGGCATCCCTCTGCCACCTCAGATCTTCAATGAAGAAAGCTACTGTGGG GACTATGAGACATTCTTTGATGCCAAGGAAGACAACGCTGTTTACTCCTTCTTGGGGCTGGCCGCTCCTCCAGGCTCCAAG GGCCATGCCGAGGAAGATGGAGAGCAG GAGGAAGAGGATTTGCAGTCAGAG GATGAAGAGGAGGCTGATGTAGAGGAAGAG GGAGAAGAATTCTTGGAAGAAACACGG GAAGAGGTGGCCGAGTAG
- the sh3bgr gene encoding SH3 domain-binding glutamic acid-rich protein isoform X3, which yields MVIKVFLATSSGSTAIKKKQQDVVAFLEALKVEYAQLDIACNEQNRMWMRQNVPEEKKPSNGIPLPPQIFNEESYCGDYETFFDAKEDNAVYSFLGLAAPPGSKEAMKADEEQHIVENGTYADESNEEGAGDDSIEVPEGDRNGDAHGGEAEEGEGVKADELAEPEENEASEGDEEVEEKGHAEEDGEQEEEELRQLEDEEEADVEEEGEEFLEETREEVAE from the exons atGGTCATCAAAGTCTTCCTTGCCACCTCGTCGGGATCCACTGCG ATCAAGAAGAAGCAACAGGATGTGGTGGCCTTCCTGGAGGCGCTGAAGGTGGAGTACGCTCAGCTGGACATCGCCTGCAATGAGCAGAACCGCATGTGGATGAGGCAGAATGTTCCGGAGGAGAAGAAACCCTCCAATGGCATCCCTCTGCCACCTCAGATCTTCAATGAAGAAAGCTACTGTGGG GACTATGAGACATTCTTTGATGCCAAGGAAGACAACGCTGTTTACTCCTTCTTGGGGCTGGCCGCTCCTCCAGGCTCCAAG GAAGCGATGAAGGCGGACGAGGAGCAGCACATTGTGGAGAACGGCACTTATGCTGACGAAAGCAACGAAGAGGGAGCCGGTGATGATTCAATA GAGGTACCCGAAGGGGATCGTAATGGCGACGCACACGGGGGAGAGGCCGAGGAAGGCGAAGGTGTTAAAGCGGACGAGCTAGCAGAGCCTGAAGAAAACGAAGCCTCAGAAGGAGACGAGGAGGTGGAAGAGAAA GGCCATGCCGAGGAAGATGGAGAGCAG gaggaggaggagctacGACAGCTTGAG GATGAAGAGGAGGCTGATGTAGAGGAAGAG GGAGAAGAATTCTTGGAAGAAACACGG GAAGAGGTGGCCGAGTAG
- the sh3bgr gene encoding SH3 domain-binding glutamic acid-rich protein isoform X24: MVIKVFLATSSGSTAIKKKQQDVVAFLEALKVEYAQLDIACNEQNRMWMRQNVPEEKKPSNGIPLPPQIFNEESYCGDYETFFDAKEDNAVYSFLGLAAPPGSKGHAEEDGEQEEEELRQLEDEEEADVEEEGEEFLEETREEVAE, from the exons atGGTCATCAAAGTCTTCCTTGCCACCTCGTCGGGATCCACTGCG ATCAAGAAGAAGCAACAGGATGTGGTGGCCTTCCTGGAGGCGCTGAAGGTGGAGTACGCTCAGCTGGACATCGCCTGCAATGAGCAGAACCGCATGTGGATGAGGCAGAATGTTCCGGAGGAGAAGAAACCCTCCAATGGCATCCCTCTGCCACCTCAGATCTTCAATGAAGAAAGCTACTGTGGG GACTATGAGACATTCTTTGATGCCAAGGAAGACAACGCTGTTTACTCCTTCTTGGGGCTGGCCGCTCCTCCAGGCTCCAAG GGCCATGCCGAGGAAGATGGAGAGCAG gaggaggaggagctacGACAGCTTGAG GATGAAGAGGAGGCTGATGTAGAGGAAGAG GGAGAAGAATTCTTGGAAGAAACACGG GAAGAGGTGGCCGAGTAG
- the sh3bgr gene encoding SH3 domain-binding glutamic acid-rich protein isoform X20 — translation MVIKVFLATSSGSTAIKKKQQDVVAFLEALKVEYAQLDIACNEQNRMWMRQNVPEEKKPSNGIPLPPQIFNEESYCGDYETFFDAKEDNAVYSFLGLAAPPGSKEAMKADEEQHIVENGTYADESNEEGAGDDSIGHAEEDGEQGEEFLEETREEVAE, via the exons atGGTCATCAAAGTCTTCCTTGCCACCTCGTCGGGATCCACTGCG ATCAAGAAGAAGCAACAGGATGTGGTGGCCTTCCTGGAGGCGCTGAAGGTGGAGTACGCTCAGCTGGACATCGCCTGCAATGAGCAGAACCGCATGTGGATGAGGCAGAATGTTCCGGAGGAGAAGAAACCCTCCAATGGCATCCCTCTGCCACCTCAGATCTTCAATGAAGAAAGCTACTGTGGG GACTATGAGACATTCTTTGATGCCAAGGAAGACAACGCTGTTTACTCCTTCTTGGGGCTGGCCGCTCCTCCAGGCTCCAAG GAAGCGATGAAGGCGGACGAGGAGCAGCACATTGTGGAGAACGGCACTTATGCTGACGAAAGCAACGAAGAGGGAGCCGGTGATGATTCAATA GGCCATGCCGAGGAAGATGGAGAGCAG GGAGAAGAATTCTTGGAAGAAACACGG GAAGAGGTGGCCGAGTAG
- the sh3bgr gene encoding SH3 domain-binding glutamic acid-rich protein isoform X9 — MVIKVFLATSSGSTAIKKKQQDVVAFLEALKVEYAQLDIACNEQNRMWMRQNVPEEKKPSNGIPLPPQIFNEESYCGDYETFFDAKEDNAVYSFLGLAAPPGSKEAMKADEEQHIVENGTYADESNEEGAGDDSIEVPEGDRNGDAHGGEAEEGEGVKADELAEPEENEASEGDEEVEEKGHAEEDGEQGEEFLEETREEVAE, encoded by the exons atGGTCATCAAAGTCTTCCTTGCCACCTCGTCGGGATCCACTGCG ATCAAGAAGAAGCAACAGGATGTGGTGGCCTTCCTGGAGGCGCTGAAGGTGGAGTACGCTCAGCTGGACATCGCCTGCAATGAGCAGAACCGCATGTGGATGAGGCAGAATGTTCCGGAGGAGAAGAAACCCTCCAATGGCATCCCTCTGCCACCTCAGATCTTCAATGAAGAAAGCTACTGTGGG GACTATGAGACATTCTTTGATGCCAAGGAAGACAACGCTGTTTACTCCTTCTTGGGGCTGGCCGCTCCTCCAGGCTCCAAG GAAGCGATGAAGGCGGACGAGGAGCAGCACATTGTGGAGAACGGCACTTATGCTGACGAAAGCAACGAAGAGGGAGCCGGTGATGATTCAATA GAGGTACCCGAAGGGGATCGTAATGGCGACGCACACGGGGGAGAGGCCGAGGAAGGCGAAGGTGTTAAAGCGGACGAGCTAGCAGAGCCTGAAGAAAACGAAGCCTCAGAAGGAGACGAGGAGGTGGAAGAGAAA GGCCATGCCGAGGAAGATGGAGAGCAG GGAGAAGAATTCTTGGAAGAAACACGG GAAGAGGTGGCCGAGTAG
- the sh3bgr gene encoding SH3 domain-binding glutamic acid-rich protein isoform X22, whose protein sequence is MVIKVFLATSSGSTAIKKKQQDVVAFLEALKVEYAQLDIACNEQNRMWMRQNVPEEKKPSNGIPLPPQIFNEESYCGDYETFFDAKEDNAVYSFLGLAAPPGSKGHAEEDGEQEEDLQSEEEEELRQLEDEEEADVEEEGEEFLEETREEVAE, encoded by the exons atGGTCATCAAAGTCTTCCTTGCCACCTCGTCGGGATCCACTGCG ATCAAGAAGAAGCAACAGGATGTGGTGGCCTTCCTGGAGGCGCTGAAGGTGGAGTACGCTCAGCTGGACATCGCCTGCAATGAGCAGAACCGCATGTGGATGAGGCAGAATGTTCCGGAGGAGAAGAAACCCTCCAATGGCATCCCTCTGCCACCTCAGATCTTCAATGAAGAAAGCTACTGTGGG GACTATGAGACATTCTTTGATGCCAAGGAAGACAACGCTGTTTACTCCTTCTTGGGGCTGGCCGCTCCTCCAGGCTCCAAG GGCCATGCCGAGGAAGATGGAGAGCAG GAAGAGGATTTGCAGTCAGAG gaggaggaggagctacGACAGCTTGAG GATGAAGAGGAGGCTGATGTAGAGGAAGAG GGAGAAGAATTCTTGGAAGAAACACGG GAAGAGGTGGCCGAGTAG
- the sh3bgr gene encoding SH3 domain-binding glutamic acid-rich protein isoform X13, translated as MVIKVFLATSSGSTAIKKKQQDVVAFLEALKVEYAQLDIACNEQNRMWMRQNVPEEKKPSNGIPLPPQIFNEESYCGDYETFFDAKEDNAVYSFLGLAAPPGSKEAMKADEEQHIVENGTYADESNEEGAGDDSIGHAEEDGEQEEEELRQLEDEEEADVEEEGEEFLEETREEVAE; from the exons atGGTCATCAAAGTCTTCCTTGCCACCTCGTCGGGATCCACTGCG ATCAAGAAGAAGCAACAGGATGTGGTGGCCTTCCTGGAGGCGCTGAAGGTGGAGTACGCTCAGCTGGACATCGCCTGCAATGAGCAGAACCGCATGTGGATGAGGCAGAATGTTCCGGAGGAGAAGAAACCCTCCAATGGCATCCCTCTGCCACCTCAGATCTTCAATGAAGAAAGCTACTGTGGG GACTATGAGACATTCTTTGATGCCAAGGAAGACAACGCTGTTTACTCCTTCTTGGGGCTGGCCGCTCCTCCAGGCTCCAAG GAAGCGATGAAGGCGGACGAGGAGCAGCACATTGTGGAGAACGGCACTTATGCTGACGAAAGCAACGAAGAGGGAGCCGGTGATGATTCAATA GGCCATGCCGAGGAAGATGGAGAGCAG gaggaggaggagctacGACAGCTTGAG GATGAAGAGGAGGCTGATGTAGAGGAAGAG GGAGAAGAATTCTTGGAAGAAACACGG GAAGAGGTGGCCGAGTAG
- the sh3bgr gene encoding SH3 domain-binding glutamic acid-rich protein isoform X21, producing MVIKVFLATSSGSTAIKKKQQDVVAFLEALKVEYAQLDIACNEQNRMWMRQNVPEEKKPSNGIPLPPQIFNEESYCGDYETFFDAKEDNAVYSFLGLAAPPGSKGHAEEDGEQEEEDLQSEEEEELRQLEDEEEADVEEEGEEFLEETREEVAE from the exons atGGTCATCAAAGTCTTCCTTGCCACCTCGTCGGGATCCACTGCG ATCAAGAAGAAGCAACAGGATGTGGTGGCCTTCCTGGAGGCGCTGAAGGTGGAGTACGCTCAGCTGGACATCGCCTGCAATGAGCAGAACCGCATGTGGATGAGGCAGAATGTTCCGGAGGAGAAGAAACCCTCCAATGGCATCCCTCTGCCACCTCAGATCTTCAATGAAGAAAGCTACTGTGGG GACTATGAGACATTCTTTGATGCCAAGGAAGACAACGCTGTTTACTCCTTCTTGGGGCTGGCCGCTCCTCCAGGCTCCAAG GGCCATGCCGAGGAAGATGGAGAGCAG GAGGAAGAGGATTTGCAGTCAGAG gaggaggaggagctacGACAGCTTGAG GATGAAGAGGAGGCTGATGTAGAGGAAGAG GGAGAAGAATTCTTGGAAGAAACACGG GAAGAGGTGGCCGAGTAG
- the sh3bgr gene encoding SH3 domain-binding glutamic acid-rich protein isoform X14, giving the protein MVIKVFLATSSGSTAIKKKQQDVVAFLEALKVEYAQLDIACNEQNRMWMRQNVPEEKKPSNGIPLPPQIFNEESYCGDYETFFDAKEDNAVYSFLGLAAPPGSKEAMKADEEQHIVENGTYADESNEEGAGDDSIGHAEEDGEQEEEDLQSEDEEEADVEEEGEEFLEETREEVAE; this is encoded by the exons atGGTCATCAAAGTCTTCCTTGCCACCTCGTCGGGATCCACTGCG ATCAAGAAGAAGCAACAGGATGTGGTGGCCTTCCTGGAGGCGCTGAAGGTGGAGTACGCTCAGCTGGACATCGCCTGCAATGAGCAGAACCGCATGTGGATGAGGCAGAATGTTCCGGAGGAGAAGAAACCCTCCAATGGCATCCCTCTGCCACCTCAGATCTTCAATGAAGAAAGCTACTGTGGG GACTATGAGACATTCTTTGATGCCAAGGAAGACAACGCTGTTTACTCCTTCTTGGGGCTGGCCGCTCCTCCAGGCTCCAAG GAAGCGATGAAGGCGGACGAGGAGCAGCACATTGTGGAGAACGGCACTTATGCTGACGAAAGCAACGAAGAGGGAGCCGGTGATGATTCAATA GGCCATGCCGAGGAAGATGGAGAGCAG GAGGAAGAGGATTTGCAGTCAGAG GATGAAGAGGAGGCTGATGTAGAGGAAGAG GGAGAAGAATTCTTGGAAGAAACACGG GAAGAGGTGGCCGAGTAG
- the sh3bgr gene encoding SH3 domain-binding glutamic acid-rich protein isoform X8, translating to MVIKVFLATSSGSTAIKKKQQDVVAFLEALKVEYAQLDIACNEQNRMWMRQNVPEEKKPSNGIPLPPQIFNEESYCGDYETFFDAKEDNAVYSFLGLAAPPGSKEAMKADEEQHIVENGTYADESNEEGAGDDSIEVPEGDRNGDAHGGEAEEGEGVKADELAEPEENEASEGDEEVEEKGHAEEDGEQEEDLQSEGEEFLEETREEVAE from the exons atGGTCATCAAAGTCTTCCTTGCCACCTCGTCGGGATCCACTGCG ATCAAGAAGAAGCAACAGGATGTGGTGGCCTTCCTGGAGGCGCTGAAGGTGGAGTACGCTCAGCTGGACATCGCCTGCAATGAGCAGAACCGCATGTGGATGAGGCAGAATGTTCCGGAGGAGAAGAAACCCTCCAATGGCATCCCTCTGCCACCTCAGATCTTCAATGAAGAAAGCTACTGTGGG GACTATGAGACATTCTTTGATGCCAAGGAAGACAACGCTGTTTACTCCTTCTTGGGGCTGGCCGCTCCTCCAGGCTCCAAG GAAGCGATGAAGGCGGACGAGGAGCAGCACATTGTGGAGAACGGCACTTATGCTGACGAAAGCAACGAAGAGGGAGCCGGTGATGATTCAATA GAGGTACCCGAAGGGGATCGTAATGGCGACGCACACGGGGGAGAGGCCGAGGAAGGCGAAGGTGTTAAAGCGGACGAGCTAGCAGAGCCTGAAGAAAACGAAGCCTCAGAAGGAGACGAGGAGGTGGAAGAGAAA GGCCATGCCGAGGAAGATGGAGAGCAG GAAGAGGATTTGCAGTCAGAG GGAGAAGAATTCTTGGAAGAAACACGG GAAGAGGTGGCCGAGTAG
- the sh3bgr gene encoding SH3 domain-binding glutamic acid-rich protein isoform X26: MVIKVFLATSSGSTAIKKKQQDVVAFLEALKVEYAQLDIACNEQNRMWMRQNVPEEKKPSNGIPLPPQIFNEESYCGDYETFFDAKEDNAVYSFLGLAAPPGSKGHAEEDGEQEEDLQSEDEEEADVEEEGEEFLEETREEVAE; encoded by the exons atGGTCATCAAAGTCTTCCTTGCCACCTCGTCGGGATCCACTGCG ATCAAGAAGAAGCAACAGGATGTGGTGGCCTTCCTGGAGGCGCTGAAGGTGGAGTACGCTCAGCTGGACATCGCCTGCAATGAGCAGAACCGCATGTGGATGAGGCAGAATGTTCCGGAGGAGAAGAAACCCTCCAATGGCATCCCTCTGCCACCTCAGATCTTCAATGAAGAAAGCTACTGTGGG GACTATGAGACATTCTTTGATGCCAAGGAAGACAACGCTGTTTACTCCTTCTTGGGGCTGGCCGCTCCTCCAGGCTCCAAG GGCCATGCCGAGGAAGATGGAGAGCAG GAAGAGGATTTGCAGTCAGAG GATGAAGAGGAGGCTGATGTAGAGGAAGAG GGAGAAGAATTCTTGGAAGAAACACGG GAAGAGGTGGCCGAGTAG
- the sh3bgr gene encoding SH3 domain-binding glutamic acid-rich protein isoform X16, which yields MVIKVFLATSSGSTAIKKKQQDVVAFLEALKVEYAQLDIACNEQNRMWMRQNVPEEKKPSNGIPLPPQIFNEESYCGDYETFFDAKEDNAVYSFLGLAAPPGSKEAMKADEEQHIVENGTYADESNEEGAGDDSIGHAEEDGEQDEEEADVEEEGEEFLEETREEVAE from the exons atGGTCATCAAAGTCTTCCTTGCCACCTCGTCGGGATCCACTGCG ATCAAGAAGAAGCAACAGGATGTGGTGGCCTTCCTGGAGGCGCTGAAGGTGGAGTACGCTCAGCTGGACATCGCCTGCAATGAGCAGAACCGCATGTGGATGAGGCAGAATGTTCCGGAGGAGAAGAAACCCTCCAATGGCATCCCTCTGCCACCTCAGATCTTCAATGAAGAAAGCTACTGTGGG GACTATGAGACATTCTTTGATGCCAAGGAAGACAACGCTGTTTACTCCTTCTTGGGGCTGGCCGCTCCTCCAGGCTCCAAG GAAGCGATGAAGGCGGACGAGGAGCAGCACATTGTGGAGAACGGCACTTATGCTGACGAAAGCAACGAAGAGGGAGCCGGTGATGATTCAATA GGCCATGCCGAGGAAGATGGAGAGCAG GATGAAGAGGAGGCTGATGTAGAGGAAGAG GGAGAAGAATTCTTGGAAGAAACACGG GAAGAGGTGGCCGAGTAG
- the sh3bgr gene encoding SH3 domain-binding glutamic acid-rich protein isoform X11 — protein MVIKVFLATSSGSTAIKKKQQDVVAFLEALKVEYAQLDIACNEQNRMWMRQNVPEEKKPSNGIPLPPQIFNEESYCGDYETFFDAKEDNAVYSFLGLAAPPGSKEAMKADEEQHIVENGTYADESNEEGAGDDSIGHAEEDGEQEEEDLQSEEEEELRQLEDEEEADVEEEGEEFLEETREEVAE, from the exons atGGTCATCAAAGTCTTCCTTGCCACCTCGTCGGGATCCACTGCG ATCAAGAAGAAGCAACAGGATGTGGTGGCCTTCCTGGAGGCGCTGAAGGTGGAGTACGCTCAGCTGGACATCGCCTGCAATGAGCAGAACCGCATGTGGATGAGGCAGAATGTTCCGGAGGAGAAGAAACCCTCCAATGGCATCCCTCTGCCACCTCAGATCTTCAATGAAGAAAGCTACTGTGGG GACTATGAGACATTCTTTGATGCCAAGGAAGACAACGCTGTTTACTCCTTCTTGGGGCTGGCCGCTCCTCCAGGCTCCAAG GAAGCGATGAAGGCGGACGAGGAGCAGCACATTGTGGAGAACGGCACTTATGCTGACGAAAGCAACGAAGAGGGAGCCGGTGATGATTCAATA GGCCATGCCGAGGAAGATGGAGAGCAG GAGGAAGAGGATTTGCAGTCAGAG gaggaggaggagctacGACAGCTTGAG GATGAAGAGGAGGCTGATGTAGAGGAAGAG GGAGAAGAATTCTTGGAAGAAACACGG GAAGAGGTGGCCGAGTAG
- the sh3bgr gene encoding SH3 domain-binding glutamic acid-rich protein isoform X12: protein MVIKVFLATSSGSTAIKKKQQDVVAFLEALKVEYAQLDIACNEQNRMWMRQNVPEEKKPSNGIPLPPQIFNEESYCGDYETFFDAKEDNAVYSFLGLAAPPGSKEAMKADEEQHIVENGTYADESNEEGAGDDSIGHAEEDGEQEEDLQSEEEEELRQLEDEEEADVEEEGEEFLEETREEVAE from the exons atGGTCATCAAAGTCTTCCTTGCCACCTCGTCGGGATCCACTGCG ATCAAGAAGAAGCAACAGGATGTGGTGGCCTTCCTGGAGGCGCTGAAGGTGGAGTACGCTCAGCTGGACATCGCCTGCAATGAGCAGAACCGCATGTGGATGAGGCAGAATGTTCCGGAGGAGAAGAAACCCTCCAATGGCATCCCTCTGCCACCTCAGATCTTCAATGAAGAAAGCTACTGTGGG GACTATGAGACATTCTTTGATGCCAAGGAAGACAACGCTGTTTACTCCTTCTTGGGGCTGGCCGCTCCTCCAGGCTCCAAG GAAGCGATGAAGGCGGACGAGGAGCAGCACATTGTGGAGAACGGCACTTATGCTGACGAAAGCAACGAAGAGGGAGCCGGTGATGATTCAATA GGCCATGCCGAGGAAGATGGAGAGCAG GAAGAGGATTTGCAGTCAGAG gaggaggaggagctacGACAGCTTGAG GATGAAGAGGAGGCTGATGTAGAGGAAGAG GGAGAAGAATTCTTGGAAGAAACACGG GAAGAGGTGGCCGAGTAG
- the sh3bgr gene encoding SH3 domain-binding glutamic acid-rich protein isoform X19: MVIKVFLATSSGSTAIKKKQQDVVAFLEALKVEYAQLDIACNEQNRMWMRQNVPEEKKPSNGIPLPPQIFNEESYCGDYETFFDAKEDNAVYSFLGLAAPPGSKEAMKADEEQHIVENGTYADESNEEGAGDDSIDEEEADVEEEGEEFLEETREEVAE, encoded by the exons atGGTCATCAAAGTCTTCCTTGCCACCTCGTCGGGATCCACTGCG ATCAAGAAGAAGCAACAGGATGTGGTGGCCTTCCTGGAGGCGCTGAAGGTGGAGTACGCTCAGCTGGACATCGCCTGCAATGAGCAGAACCGCATGTGGATGAGGCAGAATGTTCCGGAGGAGAAGAAACCCTCCAATGGCATCCCTCTGCCACCTCAGATCTTCAATGAAGAAAGCTACTGTGGG GACTATGAGACATTCTTTGATGCCAAGGAAGACAACGCTGTTTACTCCTTCTTGGGGCTGGCCGCTCCTCCAGGCTCCAAG GAAGCGATGAAGGCGGACGAGGAGCAGCACATTGTGGAGAACGGCACTTATGCTGACGAAAGCAACGAAGAGGGAGCCGGTGATGATTCAATA GATGAAGAGGAGGCTGATGTAGAGGAAGAG GGAGAAGAATTCTTGGAAGAAACACGG GAAGAGGTGGCCGAGTAG
- the sh3bgr gene encoding SH3 domain-binding glutamic acid-rich protein isoform X15 — translation MVIKVFLATSSGSTAIKKKQQDVVAFLEALKVEYAQLDIACNEQNRMWMRQNVPEEKKPSNGIPLPPQIFNEESYCGDYETFFDAKEDNAVYSFLGLAAPPGSKEAMKADEEQHIVENGTYADESNEEGAGDDSIGHAEEDGEQEEDLQSEDEEEADVEEEGEEFLEETREEVAE, via the exons atGGTCATCAAAGTCTTCCTTGCCACCTCGTCGGGATCCACTGCG ATCAAGAAGAAGCAACAGGATGTGGTGGCCTTCCTGGAGGCGCTGAAGGTGGAGTACGCTCAGCTGGACATCGCCTGCAATGAGCAGAACCGCATGTGGATGAGGCAGAATGTTCCGGAGGAGAAGAAACCCTCCAATGGCATCCCTCTGCCACCTCAGATCTTCAATGAAGAAAGCTACTGTGGG GACTATGAGACATTCTTTGATGCCAAGGAAGACAACGCTGTTTACTCCTTCTTGGGGCTGGCCGCTCCTCCAGGCTCCAAG GAAGCGATGAAGGCGGACGAGGAGCAGCACATTGTGGAGAACGGCACTTATGCTGACGAAAGCAACGAAGAGGGAGCCGGTGATGATTCAATA GGCCATGCCGAGGAAGATGGAGAGCAG GAAGAGGATTTGCAGTCAGAG GATGAAGAGGAGGCTGATGTAGAGGAAGAG GGAGAAGAATTCTTGGAAGAAACACGG GAAGAGGTGGCCGAGTAG
- the sh3bgr gene encoding SH3 domain-binding glutamic acid-rich protein isoform X6 has product MVIKVFLATSSGSTAIKKKQQDVVAFLEALKVEYAQLDIACNEQNRMWMRQNVPEEKKPSNGIPLPPQIFNEESYCGDYETFFDAKEDNAVYSFLGLAAPPGSKEAMKADEEQHIVENGTYADESNEEGAGDDSIEVPEGDRNGDAHGGEAEEGEGVKADELAEPEENEASEGDEEVEEKGHAEEDGEQDEEEADVEEEGEEFLEETREEVAE; this is encoded by the exons atGGTCATCAAAGTCTTCCTTGCCACCTCGTCGGGATCCACTGCG ATCAAGAAGAAGCAACAGGATGTGGTGGCCTTCCTGGAGGCGCTGAAGGTGGAGTACGCTCAGCTGGACATCGCCTGCAATGAGCAGAACCGCATGTGGATGAGGCAGAATGTTCCGGAGGAGAAGAAACCCTCCAATGGCATCCCTCTGCCACCTCAGATCTTCAATGAAGAAAGCTACTGTGGG GACTATGAGACATTCTTTGATGCCAAGGAAGACAACGCTGTTTACTCCTTCTTGGGGCTGGCCGCTCCTCCAGGCTCCAAG GAAGCGATGAAGGCGGACGAGGAGCAGCACATTGTGGAGAACGGCACTTATGCTGACGAAAGCAACGAAGAGGGAGCCGGTGATGATTCAATA GAGGTACCCGAAGGGGATCGTAATGGCGACGCACACGGGGGAGAGGCCGAGGAAGGCGAAGGTGTTAAAGCGGACGAGCTAGCAGAGCCTGAAGAAAACGAAGCCTCAGAAGGAGACGAGGAGGTGGAAGAGAAA GGCCATGCCGAGGAAGATGGAGAGCAG GATGAAGAGGAGGCTGATGTAGAGGAAGAG GGAGAAGAATTCTTGGAAGAAACACGG GAAGAGGTGGCCGAGTAG
- the sh3bgr gene encoding SH3 domain-binding glutamic acid-rich protein isoform X27 has product MVIKVFLATSSGSTAIKKKQQDVVAFLEALKVEYAQLDIACNEQNRMWMRQNVPEEKKPSNGIPLPPQIFNEESYCGDYETFFDAKEDNAVYSFLGLAAPPGSKGHAEEDGEQDEEEADVEEEGEEFLEETREEVAE; this is encoded by the exons atGGTCATCAAAGTCTTCCTTGCCACCTCGTCGGGATCCACTGCG ATCAAGAAGAAGCAACAGGATGTGGTGGCCTTCCTGGAGGCGCTGAAGGTGGAGTACGCTCAGCTGGACATCGCCTGCAATGAGCAGAACCGCATGTGGATGAGGCAGAATGTTCCGGAGGAGAAGAAACCCTCCAATGGCATCCCTCTGCCACCTCAGATCTTCAATGAAGAAAGCTACTGTGGG GACTATGAGACATTCTTTGATGCCAAGGAAGACAACGCTGTTTACTCCTTCTTGGGGCTGGCCGCTCCTCCAGGCTCCAAG GGCCATGCCGAGGAAGATGGAGAGCAG GATGAAGAGGAGGCTGATGTAGAGGAAGAG GGAGAAGAATTCTTGGAAGAAACACGG GAAGAGGTGGCCGAGTAG